One Thunnus albacares chromosome 12, fThuAlb1.1, whole genome shotgun sequence genomic region harbors:
- the si:ch73-71c20.5 gene encoding DUF4748 domain-containing protein, protein MAAPYLTLVRTVLKGVPGQWLLTQSCQTPALCQCLRLQAARYRPLHVSSAASLCSSRTETQKSTHTDNTAGTHKTANTHTGDRRAGEEQEEEEDEDGPEYIPKKKAKNPMMKIGYAWMIGLPTGIITFLLAKREVDKNRLKQLKVRQRMRRSNEGDYEGSRYRHQTEGAKLDQ, encoded by the exons ATGGCGGCACCATACTTGACATTAGTCAGGACGGTACTAAAAG GTGTTCCCGGTCAGTGGCTCCTCACTCAGAGCTGCCAGACCCCGGcactgtgtcagtgtttgcGGCTGCAGGCTGCTCGGTATCGGCCGCTGCATGTCTCCTCGGCTGCCTCCTTGTGCAGCTCcaggacagagacacagaagagtacacacacagacaacacagcaggtacacacaagacagcaaacacacacaccggcGACAGGAGAGCCggggaggagcaggaggaggaggaggatgaggatggtCCGGAGTACATCCCCAAGAAAAAGGCGAAGAATCCCATGATGAAGATTGGCTATGCCTG GATGATAGGCCTCCCCACGGGTATCATCACCTTCCTCCTGGCCAAAAGGGAAGTGGACAAGAACCGACTGAAGCAGCTGAAGGTTCGACAGAGGATGCGAAGGTCAAACGAGGGAGACTACGAAGGGAGCCGCTACCGCCATCAAACAGAGGGTGCTAAACTGGACCAGTGA
- the LOC122993762 gene encoding C-X-C chemokine receptor type 4-like yields the protein MSYYEHIFFDYDFNDTGSGSGSGDLGEDLEEPCGVEHVMTADLQQIFLPVVYALIFTLGITGNGLVVIVLGCQRRSKCSLTDRYRLHLSAADLLFVLALPFWAVDAAMADWRFGAVTCVGVHVIYTVNLYGSVLILAFISLDRYLAVVRATDTNTSWLRQLLANRLVYVGAWLPAGLLAVPDLIFARTQEGGEGTTLCQRFYPESNAPLWVAVFHLQLVLVGLVIPGLVLLVCYMVIVTRLTRGPLGGQRQKRRAVRTTIALVLCFFVCWLPYGAGIFVDTLLRLEVLPRSCNLEVVLSVWLAVAEPMAFAHCCLNPLLYAFLGAGFKSSARRALTLSRASSLKVLPRRRAGASTTTESESSSLHSS from the exons ATGTCGTACTATGAG CACATCTTCTTCGACTATGACTTCAATGACACAGGTTCTGGCTCTGGGTCTGGTGACCTGGGCGAGGATCTGGAGGAGCCTTGCGGCGTGGAGCACGTGATGACTGCTGACCTTCAGCAGATCTTCTTGCCCGTGGTCTATGCCCTCATCTTCACCCTGGGCATTACTGGAAACGGCCTGGTTGTCATCGTGCTGGGCTGCCAGCGCAG GTcgaagtgcagcctcacagaccGGTATCGACTCCATCTCTCAGCCGCTGATCTCCTCTTTGTTCTGGCTCTGCCGTTCTGGGCGGTGGACGCAGCCATGGCTGACTGGCGCTTTGGAGCTGTCACCTGTGTCGGCGTGCATGTGATCTATACAGTCAACCTGTATGGCAGCGTGCTCATCCTGGCGTTTATCAGTCTGGATCGCTACCTGGCAGTAGTCCGAGCTACAGACACCAACACCAGTTGGCTGAGGCAGCTGCTGGCAAACAGACTGGTGTATGTGG GTGCCTGGTTGCCTGCTGGCCTGCTGGCAGTGCCCGACTTGATATTTGCCCGAACtcaagaaggaggagaagggacGACTCTGTGCCAGCGATTTTACCCAGAAAGCAACGCTCCTCTCTGGGTCGCGGTCTTCCACCTCCAGCTCGTCCTGGTGGGTCTGGTGATCCCAGGCCTGGTCCTCCTGGTGTGTTACATGGTGATCGTCACCAGGCTGACCCGAGGCCCGCTGGGAGGCCAGAGGCAGAAGCGGCGAGCGGTCAGGACCACCATCGCTCTGGTCCTCTGCTTCTTCGTGTGCTGGCTGCCCTATGGAGCGGGCATCTTTGTGGACACTCTGCTGCGCCTGGAGGTGCTGCCCCGGAGTTGCAACCTGGAGGTCGTCCTGAGCGTGTGGCTGGCGGTGGCTGAGCCGATGGCGTTCGCCCACTGCTGCCTGAACCCGTTGCTGTATGCTTTCCTGGGCGCAGGCTTCAAGAGTTCAGCCCGCAGAGCCCTGACTCTGAGCCGAGCCTCCAGTTTGAAGGTTTTACCACGAAGACGCGCCGGGGCCTCCACGACCACAGAGTCCGAGTCATCCAGTTTACATTCCAGCTAG
- the LOC122993608 gene encoding protein lifeguard 3-like isoform X1 — protein MSRSDYPPGYNDSYGPLYAPQGYPPPPTYGFSGPQPGQPSAPYPPGGPNAPLYTGQPGGYPPGPYPGQPHPDGPPRAGYPNHPPMPPVIPPTIPTDVLSSGDEFAASGSGWDSMSIRHAFIRKVYLILASQLLVTTAIVAVFTFVEPVRVFVQRNQAVYWASYAVYIITHLVLVCCKGPRRKFPWNVILLLIFTLALSYMTGSISSYYNTKAVFLALAITAVVCIAVTVFCFQTKVDFTKCQGLFCVLGIVIFVTGIITTIVLSFKYILWLHMLYAALGAIAFTLFLAYHTQLLIGNRKHSISPEEYVFAALSIYVDIVQIFLFLLQIIGASTK, from the exons ATGTCCAGGTCAGACTACCCTCCAGGGTACAATGACTCCTACGGCCCGCTGTATGCACCTCAGGGTTACCCACCACCCCCAACATATGGCTTCAGTGGTCCTCAGCCAGGCCAGCCCTCTGCTCCCTACCCCCCTGGTGGTCCAAATGCCCCTCTGTACACAGGTCAGCCAGGGGGATATCCTCCCGGACCGTACCCAGGACAGCCTCACCCCGATGGACCTCCACGAGCTGGCTACCCTAATCACCCTCCCATGCCCCCCGTCATCCCACCTACCATACCAACAGATGTCTTGAGCTCTG GTGACGAGTTTGCAGCAAGCGGCAGTGGTTGGGACAGTATGAGCATTCGGCACGCCTTCATCAGGAAG gtGTATTTGATTCTggcgtctcagctgcttgtCACCACAGCCATTGTGGCTGTGTTCACATTTGT CGAGCCTGTCAGAGTTTTCGTACAGCGAAACCAAGCTGTGTACTGGGCATCATA TGCTGTGTATATCATCACCCACCTTGTGCTGGTCTGCTGTAAGGGCCCCCG GAGGAAGTTCCCATGGAACGTCATTCTGCTGCTCATCTTT actCTGGCTTTGTCCTACATGACTGGATCCATATCCAG TTATTATAACACAAAAGCAGTGTTTCTTGCCCTGGCTATCACTGCTGTCGTTTGCATCGCCGTCACCGTCTTCTGCTTCCAGACAAAG GTTGACTTCACCAAGTGCCAGGGCCTGTTCTGTGTCCTCGGTATTGTGATATTCGTAACCGGCATCATTACAACCATTGTGCTGTCTTTCAAATAC aTTCTGTGGCTTCACATGCTGTATGCAGCTTTGGGAGCCATTGCCTTCACCCTG TTCTTAGCGTaccacacacagctgctgataGGAAACAGGAAGCACTCAATCAGCCCAGAAGAATACGTGTTCGCCGCGCTCTCCATCTACGTCGATATTGTCCAGATCTTCCTGTTCCTGCTGCAGATCATCGGCGCTTCGACCAAATAA
- the LOC122993608 gene encoding protein lifeguard 3-like isoform X2, which yields MSVCCNCISVSHSEPVRVFVQRNQAVYWASYAVYIITHLVLVCCKGPRRKFPWNVILLLIFTLALSYMTGSISSYYNTKAVFLALAITAVVCIAVTVFCFQTKVDFTKCQGLFCVLGIVIFVTGIITTIVLSFKYILWLHMLYAALGAIAFTLFLAYHTQLLIGNRKHSISPEEYVFAALSIYVDIVQIFLFLLQIIGASTK from the exons atgtctgtgtgctgtAACTGTATCTCTGTTTCTCACAGCGAGCCTGTCAGAGTTTTCGTACAGCGAAACCAAGCTGTGTACTGGGCATCATA TGCTGTGTATATCATCACCCACCTTGTGCTGGTCTGCTGTAAGGGCCCCCG GAGGAAGTTCCCATGGAACGTCATTCTGCTGCTCATCTTT actCTGGCTTTGTCCTACATGACTGGATCCATATCCAG TTATTATAACACAAAAGCAGTGTTTCTTGCCCTGGCTATCACTGCTGTCGTTTGCATCGCCGTCACCGTCTTCTGCTTCCAGACAAAG GTTGACTTCACCAAGTGCCAGGGCCTGTTCTGTGTCCTCGGTATTGTGATATTCGTAACCGGCATCATTACAACCATTGTGCTGTCTTTCAAATAC aTTCTGTGGCTTCACATGCTGTATGCAGCTTTGGGAGCCATTGCCTTCACCCTG TTCTTAGCGTaccacacacagctgctgataGGAAACAGGAAGCACTCAATCAGCCCAGAAGAATACGTGTTCGCCGCGCTCTCCATCTACGTCGATATTGTCCAGATCTTCCTGTTCCTGCTGCAGATCATCGGCGCTTCGACCAAATAA
- the mcm6 gene encoding DNA replication licensing factor MCM6 — MDVATATAENAGEMVKDELAEKCQKLFQAFLEEFQTGDGEVKYVREAEELIRPERNTLLVSFTDLEGFNQELATTIQEEYYRVHPFLCRAVRNFARDHGNVPLNKEFYVAIQDFPTRHKIRELSSMRIGTLVRISGQVVRTHPVHPELVSGTFLCMDCQAVIKDVPQQFKYSPPTICRNPVCNNRSRFHLDTHKSKFIDFQKVRIQETQAELPRGSIPRSMEIVLRAEAVETAQAGDRCDFTGTLVVVPDVSQLSTPGVRAETSTRVGGGQGFEAEGLRGLKALGVRELSYKLAFLACHVAPTNPRFGGKELREEEQTAESIKSQMTEKEWEKVFEMSQDKNLYHNLCTSLFPTIHGNDEVKRGILLMLFGGVPKTTMEGTSLRGDINVCIVGDPSTAKSQFLRHVEEFSPRAVYTSGKASSAAGLTAAVVRDEESHEFVIEAGALMLADNGVCCIDEFDKMDLKDQVAIHEAMEQQTISITKAGVKATLNARTSILAAANPVSGRYDRSKSLKQNINLTAPIMSRFDLFFILVDDCNEVTDYAIARRIVDLHSRVEESVDRLYSLDEIRRYLLFARQFKPKISSESEEFIVEQYKRLRQRDGSGGVSKSAWRITVRQLESMIRLSEGMARMHCCDEVQPKHVKEAFRLLNKSIIRVETPDVNLEQDDELEDEEQQEDGNNVPNGVNGVNGVNGHADGINGHVNGINGHVNGVNGHTEPGSQPKPSLRLSFNEYQRISNLLVLHLRRAEEAEEEEELKKSAVVNWYLKEIEAEIDSEEELVNKKGLIEKVIHRLVHYDHILIELSQAGLKGSESASTEGEEVVLVVNPNYILED; from the exons ATGGATGTTGCCACAGCAACCGCGGAGAATGCCGGGGAGATGGTGAAGGACGAGTTGGCTGAAAAATGCCAGAAGTTGTTCCAGGCTTTCTTGGAGGA GTTCCAGACAGGGGATGGGGAGGTGAAGTATGTCCGGGAGGCCGAGGAGCTGATCAGGCCTGAGAGGAACACCCTGCTGGTGAGCTTCACAGACCTGGAGGGCTTCAACCAGGAGCTGGCAACTACCATCCAGGAGGAGTATTACAG AGTGCATCCTTTCCTCTGTCGGGCAGTGCGCAACTTTGCTCGGGATCATGGGAATGTTCCTCTCAATAAAGAGTTCTACGTTGCCATCCAGGATTTCCCCACCAGACACAA GATCCGTGAGCTGTCATCCATGCGTATCGGCACCCTGGTGAGGATCAGTGGTCAGGTGGTGAGGACGCACCCAGTACACCCTGAACTG GTGAGTGGTACCTTCCTGTGCATGGACTGCCAGGCGGTGATCAAAGATGTCCCTCAGCAGTTCAAATACTCCCCACCAACCATCTGCAGGAACCCCGTCTGCAACAACCGCTCCCGCTTCCACCTCGACACACACAAGTCCAAGTTCATCGACTTCCAGAAG gtgcgTATCCAGGAGACGCAGGCGGAGCTGCCTCGTGGTTCCATCCCACGCTCCATGGAGATCGTCCTGAGAGCCGAGGCTGTGGAGACGGCTCAGGCCGGAGATCGTTGTGACTTCACCGGGACCCTCGTCGTTGTGCCGGATGTCTCTCAGCTCTCGACGCCGG GTGTGCGAGCAGAGACCAGCACCCGTGTAGGAGGAGGCCAGGGCTTTGAGGCTGAAGGTTTGAGAGGACTGAAAGCTCTGGGAGTCAGAGAGCTGTCATACAAGCTGGCCTTCCTGGCCTGCCATGTGGCCCCGACTAACCCAAGA TTTGGTGGGAAGGAGCTGCGTGAAGAGGAGCAGACTGCTGAGAGCATCAAGAGCCAGATGACAGAGAAAGAATGGGAGAAAGTATTCGAGATGAGCCAAGACAAGAACCTGTACCACAACCTGTGCACCAGCCTCTTCCCCACCATCCACG GCAATGACGAGGTGAAGCGCGGCATCCTGCTGATGCTGTTTGGAGGCGTTCCTAAGACGACCATGGAGGGGACCTCGCTGAGAGGAGACATCAACGTCTGCATTGTTGGAGACCCCAGCACTGCCAAGAGCCAGTTCCTCAG gcatgTGGAGGAGTTCAGTCCCAGAGCGGTGTACACTAGCGGCAAAGCCAGCAGTGCTGCTGGTCTGACAGCCGCCGTGGTGCGAGACGAGGAGTCCCATGAGTTTGTCATCGAGGCTGGAGCTCTGATGCTGGCTGATAAT GGTGTGTGCTGCATTGACGAGTTTGACAAGATGGACCTCAAGGACCAGGTGGCCATCCACGAAGCCATGGAGCAGCAGACCATCAGCATCACCAAGGCTGGAGTCAAG GCCACCCTGAACGCTCGCACATCCATCCTCGCTGCCGCCAACCCTGTCAGCGGGCGCTACGACCGCAGCAAGAGTCTGAAACAGAACATCAACCTGACCGCCCCCATCATGAGCCGCTTCGACCTCTTCTTCATCCTGGTGGACGACTGTAatgag gtgaCGGACTACGCCATTGCCAGACGCATCGTGGACCTGCACTCGCGTGTGGAGGAATCAGTAGACAGACTGTACTCTCTGGATGAAATCCGCAGATACCTGCTGTTTGCGAGGCAGTTCAAACCTAAG ATTTCCAGCGAATCGGAGGAGTTCATCGTTGAGCAGTACAAGCGTCTTCGTCAGCGTGACGGCTCAGGGGGCGTGTCCAAGTCAGCCTGGAGAATAACTGTGCGGCAGCTGGAGAGCATGATCCGCCTCTCGGAGGGCATGGCACGTATGCACTGCTGCGACGAG GTGCAGCCCAAACATGTGAAGGAAGCTTTCCGTCTTCTGAACAAATCCATCATCCGAGTGGAGACGCCAGACGTCAACCTGGAGCAGGACGACGAGCTGGAGGacgaggagcagcaggaggatg GAAACAATGTCCCTAACGGAGTGAACGGTGTTAATGGTGTAAACGGCCATGCAGATGGAATTAACGGGCACGTCAACGGCATCAACGGTCATGTTAACGGTGTGAACGGCCACACCGAGCCCGGCAGCCAACCCAAACCATCTCTCCGCCTGTCCTTCAATGAGTACCAACGCATCTCCAACCTGCTGGTGTTGCATCTGCGCAGAGCAGAGGAGG ctgaggaggaggaggagctgaagaaaaGCGCGGTGGTGAACTGGTATCTGAAGGAGATTGAGGCAGAGATTGACTCGGAGGAGGAGCTGGTCAATAAGAAGGGGCTGATAGAGAAGGTCATCCACAGGCTGGTGCACTAC GATCACATCCTCATCGAGCTGTCTCAGGCGGGGCTGAAGGGCTCGGAGTCAGCGAgcacagaaggagaagaggtgGTTCTGGTCGTCAACCCCAACTACATCCTGGAAGATTAA